Below is a window of Pseudodesulfovibrio sp. 5S69 DNA.
AGGCGGGGTGGTCATCCTCGCCGTGGACGGCAACCTCGACGGCGAGGGCACCCAGGCCCTTGAGGAGAAGGTCCTGGGCCTGCTCGAAAACGGCACCACCAAGCTGTTGTTCGACTTTTCCGGCCTCGACTACATCAACAGCTCGGGGCTGCGCGTACTGGTCCTGGCCTACCAGCGCCTCAAGAAGAACTCCGGCACGG
It encodes the following:
- a CDS encoding STAS domain-containing protein, which encodes MALTQIDEGGVVILAVDGNLDGEGTQALEEKVLGLLENGTTKLLFDFSGLDYINSSGLRVLVLAYQRLKKNSGTVAICGVKDYIQEVFEVSGYDKIFSLYPSRADALGAV